From Heliomicrobium modesticaldum Ice1, a single genomic window includes:
- the rpsF gene encoding 30S ribosomal protein S6, translating into MREYEAVVLVRPNLEEEALQGVIDKFVNLVPQQGGEVVKVDKWGKRRLQYEVKKFKEAFYFLLNFKGEPAVAQELERVMKISDDIIRFLVVRKDEQ; encoded by the coding sequence GTGCGCGAATACGAAGCTGTAGTGCTGGTTCGCCCCAACCTGGAAGAGGAGGCCCTGCAAGGGGTCATCGACAAGTTCGTCAACCTTGTTCCTCAACAAGGTGGCGAGGTTGTCAAGGTGGACAAGTGGGGGAAACGCCGCCTCCAGTACGAAGTCAAGAAGTTCAAAGAGGCTTTCTACTTCCTCCTGAACTTCAAGGGCGAACCTGCTGTCGCCCAAGAGCTGGAGCGCGTCATGAAGATCTCGGATGACATCATCCGCTTCCTGGTCGTCCGCAAAGACGAACAGTAA
- a CDS encoding heavy metal translocating P-type ATPase: protein MTDGSGGDNAAVAKVTLLVSGMTCAACANRIERKLNRLPGVITASVNLTTEKAVVEFYSGEVKAGDLIEAVVALGFQARLAEAVVSADSEQEQLRRQWLLFGASAALSLPLLLVMIGEMTGLPLPVWLLAKQTQFLLATPVQFGAGWSFYRGAWKALKNGSANMDVLVALGTSAAYFYSVYVTFFSPAAHHTDHVYYETSSILITLILLGKTLEAVAKGRTSEAIKKLMGLKAKRARVIRGGRELDIPVEAVLAGDLVVVRPGEKIPVDGVVEEGASAVDESMLTGESLPVDKQPGDTVIGATLNKQGSFKFRATKVGRDTALAQIISVVEEAQGSKAPIQRLADTISGYFVPVVVSLAVITFFVWYFAVAPENFTRALLNFTAVLVIACPCALGLATPTSIMVGTGKGAEKGILFKGGEHLENAHKVTAVILDKTGTITKGKPELTDLIGLGDWAGREAELLTIAGQVEKPSEHPLAEAIVKKAAESGSPIKDPERFQAIPGHGVIATVDGRQALLGTRRLMAEQGLSYREHEPLLERLEKEGKTAMLLALDGQVIAAIAVADTVKESSAQAIAELKAMGIQVWMITGDNRRTAESIAQKTGVDHVIAEVLPEDKAREVQKRKEEGHVVAMVGDGINDAPALAMADVGMAIGTGADVAMAAADITLMSGDLRAIAAAIRLSRATMANIRQNLFWALIYNSLGIPVAAAGFLSPVIAGGAMAFSSVSVVMNALRLRRVEPYRPERL, encoded by the coding sequence ATGACGGACGGTTCCGGCGGTGACAACGCCGCAGTCGCCAAAGTGACCCTGCTTGTGTCCGGGATGACCTGCGCCGCCTGCGCCAACCGCATCGAACGGAAACTGAACCGCCTTCCCGGCGTGATCACTGCCTCTGTCAATCTGACGACGGAAAAAGCCGTCGTCGAATTCTACAGCGGTGAAGTGAAAGCGGGCGATCTGATCGAGGCCGTTGTCGCGCTCGGCTTTCAGGCCCGCCTGGCCGAAGCGGTCGTAAGCGCCGACAGCGAGCAGGAACAGTTGCGCCGCCAATGGCTCCTCTTCGGGGCGTCGGCGGCCCTATCGCTGCCCCTGCTGCTTGTGATGATCGGCGAAATGACCGGACTTCCCCTCCCCGTCTGGCTGCTCGCCAAGCAGACCCAGTTTCTCCTGGCGACGCCGGTCCAGTTCGGCGCCGGTTGGTCCTTCTACAGAGGCGCCTGGAAGGCGCTGAAAAACGGTAGCGCCAACATGGACGTGCTCGTCGCCCTGGGCACATCGGCTGCCTACTTCTACAGCGTCTATGTCACCTTTTTCAGCCCTGCCGCCCACCACACCGATCATGTCTATTACGAGACTAGTTCCATCTTGATCACGCTGATCCTGCTCGGCAAGACCCTCGAAGCCGTGGCCAAGGGCCGCACCTCCGAGGCGATCAAAAAACTGATGGGTCTTAAGGCCAAAAGGGCCCGTGTCATCCGAGGCGGCCGTGAGTTGGACATCCCTGTGGAAGCGGTGCTCGCCGGCGATCTGGTCGTCGTCCGCCCCGGCGAAAAAATCCCTGTCGACGGCGTCGTCGAAGAGGGCGCCTCCGCCGTCGATGAGTCCATGCTGACCGGCGAGAGCCTACCTGTCGACAAGCAGCCCGGTGACACCGTCATCGGCGCCACCCTCAACAAGCAAGGCAGCTTCAAGTTCCGGGCTACCAAAGTGGGCCGCGACACCGCCTTGGCCCAGATCATCAGCGTCGTCGAGGAGGCCCAGGGCTCCAAGGCGCCCATTCAGCGGCTGGCCGACACCATCTCCGGTTACTTCGTCCCCGTCGTCGTCTCCCTGGCTGTCATCACCTTCTTTGTCTGGTATTTTGCCGTTGCGCCGGAAAACTTCACTCGGGCCTTGCTGAACTTTACGGCCGTACTGGTCATCGCCTGCCCCTGCGCCCTCGGCCTGGCGACGCCGACGTCAATCATGGTGGGCACCGGCAAGGGCGCTGAAAAAGGCATCCTCTTTAAGGGCGGCGAGCACTTGGAAAATGCCCACAAGGTCACGGCTGTCATCCTCGATAAGACGGGGACGATCACGAAAGGCAAGCCCGAGTTGACCGATCTCATCGGCCTTGGCGACTGGGCAGGCCGGGAAGCGGAACTGCTGACCATCGCCGGACAGGTGGAAAAACCTTCAGAGCATCCCCTGGCCGAGGCGATCGTCAAAAAGGCTGCCGAATCGGGTTCCCCCATAAAAGATCCGGAACGCTTCCAGGCCATCCCCGGCCATGGCGTCATCGCCACCGTCGACGGGCGGCAAGCGTTGTTAGGCACGCGCCGCCTGATGGCAGAACAGGGTCTTTCCTACCGGGAGCATGAGCCGCTCCTGGAAAGACTGGAAAAGGAGGGCAAGACGGCCATGCTGCTCGCCTTGGACGGCCAGGTGATCGCCGCCATCGCCGTGGCGGACACGGTCAAGGAGTCATCGGCCCAGGCCATCGCCGAGCTGAAGGCCATGGGGATCCAGGTCTGGATGATCACCGGCGACAACCGCCGCACCGCCGAGTCGATCGCCCAAAAGACGGGCGTCGACCATGTCATCGCCGAGGTGCTCCCGGAAGACAAGGCCCGGGAGGTGCAAAAGCGCAAAGAGGAAGGCCATGTGGTGGCCATGGTCGGCGACGGCATCAACGACGCGCCCGCCCTGGCCATGGCCGATGTGGGCATGGCCATCGGCACCGGCGCTGATGTGGCTATGGCGGCGGCTGACATCACCCTCATGTCGGGCGACCTGCGGGCCATCGCGGCGGCCATCCGCCTCAGCCGCGCCACCATGGCCAATATCCGCCAGAATCTGTTCTGGGCGCTGATCTACAACAGCCTCGGCATCCCTGTGGCGGCAGCGGGGTTTTTGAGTCCCGTCATCGCCGGGGGGGCGATGGCGTTCAGTTCCGTCTCGGTGGTGATGAATGCGTTGCGGTTGCGGCGGGTTGAGCCGTACCGTCCTGAGCGCCTCTGA
- a CDS encoding bifunctional ADP-dependent NAD(P)H-hydrate dehydratase/NAD(P)H-hydrate epimerase yields MRLVTAEEMRRFDARATDEFGIPSLLLMENAGIQVAREVSRQFPGGIRGKRVLLLCGKGNNGGDGFVSARHLVNSGAEVKLFLLASEREVRGDALTNLTIYQRMGGKVYALMDPKDLNALRMAILSTDLVVDAVYGTGFTGSTPELASRAFEIINEAGLPVVAVDLPSGLEADTGKIPSACLRATVTVTLGLPKFGLAVEPGASAAGEIVVADISLPREMIESTHIPRALLTEELCRSWLRRRPATAHKGDFGHLLIAGGQAGMAGAVVLAALGALRAGVGLLTVAVPQTILPLVAPQVPEAMTWSLPDQAGGLTGQSLQERDRSAFTATVVGPGLGRAAERADFLLACLEGAVGPVVIDADGLNALADNIDLLAAAKGPVILTPHPGEMARLAGCDTVAVQSDRAGVATRYAREWGCIIVLKGARTLVVTPDGQVYVNPTGNPGMAAGGSGDVLAGIIGALAAQGFAAERAAALGVYIHGLAGDCSARRLGQRAMSAGDIAGSLAEAWLQLELA; encoded by the coding sequence ATGCGACTTGTAACGGCGGAGGAGATGCGGCGTTTCGACGCACGGGCTACAGACGAGTTCGGCATCCCTTCGCTGCTTCTGATGGAAAATGCCGGTATTCAGGTTGCCCGTGAGGTCTCCCGCCAATTCCCCGGCGGCATCCGGGGGAAACGGGTGTTGCTCCTCTGCGGCAAGGGCAACAACGGCGGAGACGGTTTTGTGTCCGCTCGGCACCTGGTCAACAGCGGCGCCGAGGTGAAACTCTTTTTGCTGGCTTCTGAGCGGGAGGTGCGCGGCGACGCGCTGACCAATCTGACCATCTATCAGCGCATGGGCGGGAAGGTCTATGCCCTCATGGATCCCAAGGACCTGAACGCGTTGCGGATGGCGATCCTGTCAACCGATCTGGTGGTGGACGCCGTCTACGGCACCGGTTTTACCGGCTCGACACCGGAGCTGGCGAGCCGCGCCTTTGAGATAATCAATGAGGCGGGATTGCCTGTCGTGGCTGTCGATCTCCCTTCCGGGCTCGAAGCCGATACCGGAAAAATCCCTTCTGCTTGCTTGCGCGCAACCGTCACGGTCACCTTGGGGCTGCCGAAATTCGGCTTGGCGGTGGAGCCGGGCGCATCGGCAGCCGGCGAGATCGTTGTGGCTGACATCTCCCTGCCGCGGGAGATGATCGAGAGCACCCATATCCCTCGGGCGCTTTTGACGGAGGAGCTCTGTCGGAGTTGGCTTCGGCGGCGGCCGGCGACGGCCCACAAGGGGGATTTCGGCCATTTGCTGATCGCCGGCGGCCAGGCAGGGATGGCTGGTGCCGTCGTGCTGGCGGCGCTGGGTGCGTTGCGGGCGGGTGTTGGTCTGCTGACGGTGGCCGTCCCGCAAACGATCCTCCCCCTTGTCGCCCCGCAGGTTCCGGAAGCGATGACCTGGTCTTTGCCGGATCAAGCAGGCGGTTTGACGGGGCAGTCTTTGCAGGAGCGTGATCGAAGCGCCTTTACGGCCACTGTCGTCGGGCCGGGGCTGGGACGGGCGGCGGAACGGGCCGATTTCCTCCTCGCTTGCCTGGAAGGCGCCGTCGGACCGGTCGTCATCGACGCCGATGGCCTCAACGCCCTGGCAGACAACATCGACCTGTTGGCAGCGGCGAAAGGGCCCGTCATCTTGACGCCTCACCCCGGTGAGATGGCCCGTTTGGCCGGATGCGACACAGTGGCGGTCCAGTCGGATCGGGCCGGTGTGGCGACGCGCTATGCCCGGGAGTGGGGTTGTATCATCGTTCTAAAGGGTGCCCGCACCCTGGTGGTCACACCGGACGGGCAGGTCTATGTCAATCCGACGGGGAACCCGGGGATGGCCGCCGGTGGCAGCGGCGATGTCCTCGCCGGGATCATCGGCGCCCTGGCCGCCCAGGGGTTTGCCGCCGAGCGAGCGGCGGCGTTGGGCGTATATATCCATGGGCTGGCCGGCGATTGTTCGGCCCGGCGGCTCGGCCAGCGCGCCATGAGCGCCGGCGATATCGCCGGCAGTCTGGCCGAGGCTTGGCTGCAACTGGAGCTGGCCTGA
- a CDS encoding CBS domain-containing protein: MSSKDLTASEIMSREVYTVYPDTPVADVVKLMIEKRISGVPVISRQGDVIGIISEGDLLFKDKDLRYPSFISLLGGMIYLESPKRFAEEFRKSIALRAEEIMTGDVITVEEEARVSEMAGLMTEQQVNRLPVLRNGKLVGIVTRADILRALVTDFE, encoded by the coding sequence ATGAGTTCGAAAGATTTGACGGCCTCCGAGATCATGAGCCGGGAGGTCTACACGGTCTACCCCGATACCCCTGTGGCTGACGTGGTCAAACTGATGATCGAGAAGCGGATCAGCGGTGTGCCTGTCATTTCCCGTCAGGGCGACGTTATCGGGATCATTTCCGAAGGGGATCTGTTGTTCAAGGATAAAGACCTCCGCTACCCCAGCTTCATCTCCCTCTTGGGCGGCATGATCTACCTGGAAAGCCCCAAGCGCTTTGCAGAGGAATTCCGCAAGTCTATCGCCTTGAGGGCTGAAGAGATCATGACGGGCGACGTGATCACCGTCGAGGAGGAGGCCCGAGTCTCGGAGATGGCCGGCTTGATGACAGAGCAGCAGGTCAACCGCCTGCCGGTGCTTCGGAACGGCAAACTGGTCGGGATCGTCACCCGCGCTGACATCCTTCGGGCGCTCGTCACCGACTTTGAGTGA
- a CDS encoding glutathionylspermidine synthase family protein has product MRISPVLLEDREAYLDCWEAVADGFEKNFAFSWAFDAQGQHFLNLHAFVLTAEEAAAICEAQRRVTELFHAVALFLDSHPEALDALGIPDILKPQCLRRPLPYLTALGRFDWYLTTAGPKLLEFNSETPFGQMEACRLQPELARLFHPDLADPNRDIADRLGEGLRDSFRRQGGTSASVVAIVGFCADPEELAILTLIRELADYPCPVLIGDVQALSVNHAGQLCLGGAPVDLLQSFYSVEWYARDPGGPQFVDCLAQGRVRLINPPSTLIQHSKALFALLWLIAPQLAAPLRQTVERYIPYTALDPDPLLGRPALIKPMHNREGLGILYCESLSLHDVTRDDVIYQERVDAIAVPFPTMRNGRFRERRLLPTIGAFCAKDELIGYYTRFSPLIAGPRDVCWAPTLIEGN; this is encoded by the coding sequence TTGCGCATCTCCCCCGTTTTGTTGGAAGACCGCGAGGCTTATTTGGACTGCTGGGAAGCTGTGGCCGATGGCTTTGAAAAGAACTTCGCCTTTTCCTGGGCTTTTGACGCCCAGGGACAGCACTTTCTCAATCTGCACGCCTTCGTCCTGACGGCAGAAGAAGCTGCGGCTATCTGCGAGGCGCAAAGGCGAGTGACGGAACTGTTCCATGCCGTTGCCCTCTTCCTCGACAGCCATCCCGAAGCCCTCGACGCGCTCGGGATCCCCGATATCCTAAAGCCCCAGTGCTTGCGCCGCCCTCTCCCTTACCTGACCGCCCTCGGGCGTTTCGACTGGTATCTGACGACGGCTGGACCCAAGTTGCTCGAATTCAACAGCGAAACACCTTTTGGTCAGATGGAGGCCTGCCGGTTGCAGCCTGAACTGGCCCGCCTGTTTCATCCCGATCTAGCAGACCCCAATCGGGATATCGCCGACCGTCTGGGCGAGGGGCTGCGCGATTCCTTCCGCCGCCAAGGTGGAACGAGTGCGTCAGTAGTCGCCATCGTCGGCTTTTGCGCCGATCCGGAAGAACTAGCCATCCTGACCCTGATCCGGGAACTGGCCGACTACCCCTGCCCTGTCCTGATCGGCGATGTACAGGCCCTATCGGTGAATCACGCCGGTCAACTGTGCCTGGGCGGGGCACCGGTAGACCTGTTGCAGTCCTTCTATTCCGTCGAGTGGTATGCCCGCGATCCCGGCGGCCCTCAGTTCGTCGACTGCCTCGCTCAGGGACGGGTTAGGCTGATCAACCCGCCCTCCACCCTGATCCAGCACTCCAAGGCGCTCTTCGCCCTGCTCTGGCTGATCGCGCCCCAACTGGCGGCGCCCCTCCGTCAAACCGTCGAGCGTTATATCCCGTACACGGCCCTCGATCCCGATCCCCTGCTCGGCCGGCCTGCCTTGATCAAACCTATGCACAACCGAGAGGGCCTCGGCATTCTTTACTGCGAGTCCCTTTCCCTTCACGATGTGACACGAGATGACGTGATCTACCAGGAACGGGTGGACGCCATCGCCGTCCCCTTTCCGACGATGCGCAACGGCAGGTTCCGGGAGCGGCGCCTCTTGCCGACGATCGGCGCCTTCTGCGCCAAAGATGAATTGATCGGGTATTACACCCGTTTCAGCCCCTTGATCGCGGGGCCCCGGGACGTCTGCTGGGCGCCCACCCTGATTGAGGGAAACTGA
- the rpsR gene encoding 30S ribosomal protein S18, whose amino-acid sequence MQDRGDKPERRSRKGRRPRRRICFFCVDKIETVDYKEVGKLRKYITERGKILPRRVSGCCAKHQRQLTNAIKRARHVALLPFTVNE is encoded by the coding sequence ATGCAAGACAGAGGCGATAAGCCTGAACGCAGAAGCCGCAAGGGACGCCGTCCCCGCCGTCGCATCTGCTTCTTCTGCGTCGACAAGATCGAAACGGTCGACTACAAAGAAGTGGGCAAACTGCGCAAGTATATCACCGAACGGGGCAAGATTCTTCCCCGCCGGGTGTCCGGTTGCTGCGCCAAGCACCAGCGCCAGTTGACCAACGCCATCAAGCGTGCCCGCCATGTGGCCCTGCTGCCGTTTACCGTGAACGAATAG
- a CDS encoding type II toxin-antitoxin system PemK/MazF family toxin: MAIRRGEVYYAELNPVVGSEQGGTRPVLIIQNDIGNQYSPTTIVAAITSQISKAKLPTHVEVPARRSGLDRDSVVLLEQIRTIDKTRLREKIGMLDDEMMDKVARALEISLGLVDI, encoded by the coding sequence ATGGCCATACGCAGAGGAGAAGTTTACTACGCCGAACTGAACCCGGTCGTCGGCTCGGAACAGGGAGGAACCCGCCCCGTTCTGATCATTCAGAACGACATCGGCAACCAATACTCTCCCACCACCATCGTCGCCGCCATCACCTCCCAGATCAGCAAGGCCAAACTGCCGACCCATGTGGAAGTGCCAGCCCGCCGCAGCGGGCTGGACCGGGATTCGGTCGTCTTGCTGGAGCAGATCCGCACTATCGATAAGACCCGCCTTCGTGAAAAAATCGGCATGCTCGATGACGAAATGATGGATAAGGTCGCTCGGGCGCTGGAGATCAGTCTGGGGCTTGTCGATATCTAA
- a CDS encoding CopG family ribbon-helix-helix protein, translated as MPELKRIQVTLPESLLDELDRVLMAEKMNRSQLIREAVNLYMSEHKRKVLRDQMRRGYAEMARINLELALEGFVAEVDVERLYEARLAR; from the coding sequence GTGCCCGAGTTGAAACGCATTCAGGTTACCTTGCCGGAATCATTGTTGGACGAACTGGATCGGGTATTGATGGCCGAGAAGATGAACCGCAGCCAACTCATTCGGGAAGCGGTGAACTTATACATGAGCGAGCACAAGCGCAAGGTCTTGCGCGATCAGATGCGCCGGGGCTATGCCGAAATGGCCCGCATCAACCTGGAACTTGCGCTGGAAGGCTTTGTCGCCGAGGTAGATGTGGAGCGCCTGTACGAGGCGAGGTTGGCCAGGTAG
- a CDS encoding ATP-binding protein: MAAIELIRFASSLAHVEAAVERVIGEVSTLPWEALDLDFIKLALIEALVNAVVHGNRENPEKEVTLRYAVGEDHFWVEISDQGDGFDPRKAASDPLSEAFDPLSETGRGLLLIRAAMDEVPFNEKGNTIRLAKYLRRE; encoded by the coding sequence GTGGCGGCGATAGAACTTATACGATTCGCCAGTTCTCTGGCCCATGTGGAAGCAGCGGTTGAGCGGGTGATCGGCGAAGTGAGCACCCTCCCTTGGGAGGCGTTGGATCTAGACTTCATCAAGCTGGCCCTGATCGAAGCGCTCGTGAATGCAGTGGTCCATGGGAACCGGGAAAATCCGGAAAAAGAGGTGACCCTCCGCTATGCGGTGGGAGAGGATCATTTTTGGGTGGAGATCTCTGATCAAGGCGACGGGTTCGATCCCCGAAAGGCGGCCTCTGATCCGCTCAGTGAAGCCTTTGATCCGCTCAGTGAGACGGGGAGGGGGTTGCTGCTCATCCGGGCCGCCATGGATGAAGTGCCCTTCAATGAAAAGGGCAATACGATCCGGCTTGCAAAATACCTTCGCAGGGAATAA
- a CDS encoding chemotaxis protein CheW gives MAMSQIKGDSGEIQLVVFRLGAEEYGVPITQVQEINRLLTPTKIPQAPSFVEGIINLRGKIIPIIDLKKRFGLVQEEHTANTRIIVVNVERHTVGIIVDAVTEVLRMPQSAIEPPPPMISTISSDYLTGVGKVDERLLILLDLDKILTEREKAELQARPL, from the coding sequence ATGGCTATGAGCCAGATCAAAGGCGATTCGGGTGAGATCCAATTGGTCGTCTTCCGGCTTGGCGCGGAGGAATACGGGGTGCCCATCACGCAGGTGCAGGAGATCAACCGCCTGTTGACGCCGACCAAGATCCCGCAGGCGCCTTCCTTTGTCGAGGGGATCATCAACCTGCGGGGCAAGATCATCCCGATCATCGATCTGAAAAAACGTTTCGGCCTCGTCCAGGAAGAACATACGGCGAATACGCGGATCATCGTCGTCAATGTGGAACGCCATACGGTGGGCATCATCGTCGACGCCGTCACGGAGGTGCTGCGGATGCCTCAGAGCGCCATTGAACCGCCGCCGCCGATGATCAGCACCATCTCTTCGGACTACTTAACAGGCGTCGGTAAGGTAGACGAACGCCTGCTCATCTTGTTGGATCTCGACAAAATTTTAACGGAGCGGGAAAAGGCCGAACTGCAAGCCCGACCGTTGTAA
- the alr gene encoding alanine racemase produces the protein MDTALESEIGENNLPSAVDSQAKGFTAAAGAYPADGRPAWAEIRLSAFAHNLQVLRRATQPQARLMAVIKADGYGHGAVALAWEAVRQGVDCFVVALLDEALKLRDAGITTPILILGYTPPAACYRVVAEDLSQAVYCRTVAEALSAAALRLGRTARIHLKVETGMGRVGFQGDEGVREMLAIARLPGIAVEGVFSHFATADEPDKSFAREQLERFLTITGRLQQAGLDIPMRHMANSAAILDLPESHLEGVRPGIALYGSSPFDGVRWDGAFLVPVMTLKARIIFIKEVAAGTPISYGCTYRCPRRTRIATIPLGYADGIRRTLSGRIGAYKGERYFPQVGRICMDQFMIDIGDAELAEGDEVTLFGRWQEGGTWRTAPVEDWARADGTISYEILSGISPRVPRHYVP, from the coding sequence ATGGACACTGCGCTGGAAAGCGAAATCGGCGAAAATAACCTCCCCAGCGCCGTGGACTCTCAGGCAAAAGGATTCACGGCGGCTGCCGGCGCTTACCCTGCCGATGGGCGACCCGCCTGGGCGGAGATCCGCCTCAGCGCCTTTGCCCACAACCTGCAGGTCTTGCGCCGGGCGACACAACCGCAGGCTCGCTTGATGGCGGTGATCAAAGCCGACGGCTACGGTCACGGCGCCGTCGCGCTGGCTTGGGAAGCCGTCCGTCAGGGCGTAGACTGCTTTGTCGTGGCCTTGCTGGATGAGGCGCTGAAACTGCGAGACGCCGGGATCACAACGCCCATCCTGATCCTGGGGTACACCCCGCCGGCAGCCTGTTACCGCGTCGTCGCTGAAGACCTCAGCCAGGCCGTCTACTGTCGGACGGTGGCGGAAGCCCTTTCGGCGGCGGCCCTGCGGCTGGGTCGGACGGCGCGGATCCACTTGAAGGTCGAGACGGGCATGGGCCGCGTCGGTTTTCAGGGTGATGAAGGTGTGCGGGAGATGCTGGCCATCGCCCGGCTGCCGGGGATCGCCGTCGAAGGCGTCTTCAGCCACTTCGCCACAGCCGATGAGCCCGACAAGTCCTTCGCCCGGGAGCAGTTGGAGCGGTTTTTGACGATCACCGGGCGGTTACAACAGGCCGGTCTCGATATCCCGATGCGGCATATGGCCAACTCGGCGGCCATCTTGGATCTCCCCGAGTCCCACCTGGAAGGGGTGCGTCCGGGAATCGCCCTCTACGGCTCATCGCCCTTCGATGGGGTCAGGTGGGACGGGGCCTTTTTGGTGCCGGTGATGACCCTCAAGGCCCGCATCATCTTTATCAAGGAGGTCGCCGCCGGGACGCCGATCAGTTACGGTTGTACATACCGCTGTCCCCGGCGGACGCGCATCGCCACGATCCCCCTCGGCTACGCCGACGGGATCCGCCGCACCCTGTCGGGCCGCATCGGTGCCTATAAAGGAGAGCGCTATTTTCCCCAGGTCGGTCGGATCTGCATGGACCAGTTCATGATCGACATCGGCGACGCCGAACTGGCCGAGGGGGACGAGGTCACCCTCTTCGGGCGCTGGCAGGAAGGTGGCACCTGGCGAACGGCGCCTGTCGAGGACTGGGCGCGGGCGGATGGGACGATCTCCTACGAGATCCTGAGCGGCATCTCGCCGCGGGTGCCTCGTCACTATGTGCCATAA
- the acpS gene encoding holo-ACP synthase — protein MNNCEATISVDSMAVGCDIVEISRIREAAQRHPRFLRRVFSPAEIAECESRPNPWQSFAARFAAKEAVIKALPAGCSPALTEMEVLRDPAGKPQLFFTGAAAGLVEKSGWNGWSVSLSHDRDHAIATVIAWRTKREEAMRCDL, from the coding sequence TTGAACAACTGTGAGGCGACGATTTCTGTGGATTCCATGGCTGTGGGCTGTGACATCGTAGAGATTTCACGCATCCGCGAGGCGGCGCAGCGGCATCCGCGTTTTTTGCGGCGTGTCTTTTCACCGGCTGAGATCGCCGAGTGCGAGAGCCGACCCAACCCCTGGCAGTCTTTTGCCGCTCGCTTTGCCGCCAAAGAGGCGGTGATCAAGGCGTTGCCGGCAGGCTGCTCGCCGGCCTTGACGGAGATGGAGGTGCTGCGCGATCCTGCGGGAAAACCGCAGCTCTTCTTCACCGGCGCTGCCGCAGGTCTTGTGGAGAAGTCAGGCTGGAACGGCTGGTCTGTGAGCCTGTCCCATGACCGAGACCATGCCATCGCCACTGTGATCGCCTGGCGGACAAAGCGGGAGGAGGCGATGCGATGCGACTTGTAA
- the copZ gene encoding copper chaperone CopZ: MTDVTLKVEGMSCGHCKAAVEKALKGLPGVASVAVDLAAKEVAVRFDGTETGIEAIKTAIDDAGYDVVS; encoded by the coding sequence ATGACGGATGTAACGTTGAAGGTGGAAGGCATGTCCTGCGGGCACTGCAAGGCGGCGGTGGAGAAGGCGCTGAAAGGCTTGCCTGGTGTGGCTTCAGTCGCCGTTGATCTGGCGGCCAAGGAGGTTGCGGTCCGCTTTGACGGAACGGAGACCGGGATCGAGGCGATTAAGACCGCCATCGACGACGCCGGGTATGATGTAGTCTCCTGA
- a CDS encoding metal-sensitive transcriptional regulator codes for MKTGDNRETSGESSALIDGANSPPLPARNRQDLINRMRRLEGQVRGITKMIEDERYCVDILFQISAARAGLQKVGLSILENHTRSCVTSAIKENRGDEMVAELIDVLDRFMK; via the coding sequence ATGAAAACCGGCGACAACAGAGAGACCTCCGGAGAATCCTCCGCTCTCATCGATGGGGCAAACAGTCCGCCACTGCCGGCGCGAAACCGGCAAGACTTGATCAACCGCATGCGCCGGCTCGAAGGGCAGGTTCGCGGGATCACCAAGATGATCGAAGACGAACGCTACTGCGTCGATATCCTCTTCCAGATCAGCGCCGCCCGGGCGGGCCTGCAAAAGGTCGGTCTTTCCATCTTGGAAAACCACACCCGAAGCTGTGTGACCTCCGCCATCAAGGAGAACCGCGGTGACGAGATGGTGGCCGAACTGATCGATGTGCTGGATCGCTTCATGAAATAA